From a region of the Takifugu flavidus isolate HTHZ2018 chromosome 20, ASM371156v2, whole genome shotgun sequence genome:
- the smtna gene encoding smoothelin isoform X1: protein MSTLRSHSQTTLCGGDSSGLETERTLMPNTPKVCIQTTDMESKASAGKLSSEELAAIEDEEVLNKMMDTAADFEDRRLIRAALRDLLKRKRDKREQERGSRQQDLKEQVLSKGGGSTAARQQTATKKPGQPAPPAGGQASPSAASVQKCPPAAVPNAKNVKQMLLDWCRAKTEPYEGVNIQNFSSSWKDGIAFCALVHRFFPDAFEYSTLNPYKPRDNFQLAFSTAERLAGCPPLLDPDDLVRMSEPDWKCVYTYIQEFYRSLVEKGLVKTKKRL, encoded by the exons ATGTCAACCCTCCGCTCTCATAGCCAGACAACTCTGTGTggaggagacagcagtgggCTGGAGACTGAAAGAACCCTAATGCCAAACACGCCAAAAGTCTGCATCCAAACGACAG ACATGGAGTCAAAAGCTTCAGCTGGAAAACTGAGCAGTGAAGAACTGGCTGCTATTGAGGATGAGGAGGTCCTCAACAAGATG ATGGACACGGCAGCAGATTTTGAAGATAGACGGCTGATTCGAGCGGCACTGAGggacctgctgaagaggaagagag ACAAGCGCGAGCAGGAACGAGGGTCCCGGCAGCAGGATCTGAAAGAGCAGGTCCTGAGCAAAGGTGGAGGCTCCACCGCGGCCAGACAGCAGACGGCAACGAAGA AGCCAGGGCAGCCGGCTCCGCCAGCGGGGGG CCAGGCCAGTCCGTCTGCAGCCTCGgtccagaaatgtcctcctgcagctgtacCCAATGCTAAGAATGTCAAACAGATGCTTCTGGACTGGTGCAGAGCCAAAACAGAACCATATGAG GGGGTCAACATCCAGAACTTTTCCTCCAGCTGGAAAGATGGCATAGCCTTCTGTGCCTTGGTGCACCGGTTCTTCCCCGACGCGTTTGAGTATTCGACCCTCAACCCCTACAAGCCCAGAGACAACTTCCAGCTGGCTTTCAGCACCGCAGA GAGGCTGGCCGGCTGCCCCCCACTGTTGGACCCCGACGACCTGGTGCGGATGAGCGAGCCCGACTGGAAGTGCGTTTACACCTACATCCAAGAGTTCTACCGCAGCCTGGTGGAGAAAGGCCTGGTCAAGACCAAAAAGAGATTATAG
- the smtna gene encoding smoothelin isoform X2: protein MPNTPKVCIQTTDMESKASAGKLSSEELAAIEDEEVLNKMMDTAADFEDRRLIRAALRDLLKRKRDKREQERGSRQQDLKEQVLSKGGGSTAARQQTATKKPGQPAPPAGGQASPSAASVQKCPPAAVPNAKNVKQMLLDWCRAKTEPYEGVNIQNFSSSWKDGIAFCALVHRFFPDAFEYSTLNPYKPRDNFQLAFSTAERLAGCPPLLDPDDLVRMSEPDWKCVYTYIQEFYRSLVEKGLVKTKKRL, encoded by the exons ATGCCAAACACGCCAAAAGTCTGCATCCAAACGACAG ACATGGAGTCAAAAGCTTCAGCTGGAAAACTGAGCAGTGAAGAACTGGCTGCTATTGAGGATGAGGAGGTCCTCAACAAGATG ATGGACACGGCAGCAGATTTTGAAGATAGACGGCTGATTCGAGCGGCACTGAGggacctgctgaagaggaagagag ACAAGCGCGAGCAGGAACGAGGGTCCCGGCAGCAGGATCTGAAAGAGCAGGTCCTGAGCAAAGGTGGAGGCTCCACCGCGGCCAGACAGCAGACGGCAACGAAGA AGCCAGGGCAGCCGGCTCCGCCAGCGGGGGG CCAGGCCAGTCCGTCTGCAGCCTCGgtccagaaatgtcctcctgcagctgtacCCAATGCTAAGAATGTCAAACAGATGCTTCTGGACTGGTGCAGAGCCAAAACAGAACCATATGAG GGGGTCAACATCCAGAACTTTTCCTCCAGCTGGAAAGATGGCATAGCCTTCTGTGCCTTGGTGCACCGGTTCTTCCCCGACGCGTTTGAGTATTCGACCCTCAACCCCTACAAGCCCAGAGACAACTTCCAGCTGGCTTTCAGCACCGCAGA GAGGCTGGCCGGCTGCCCCCCACTGTTGGACCCCGACGACCTGGTGCGGATGAGCGAGCCCGACTGGAAGTGCGTTTACACCTACATCCAAGAGTTCTACCGCAGCCTGGTGGAGAAAGGCCTGGTCAAGACCAAAAAGAGATTATAG
- the slc35e4 gene encoding solute carrier family 35 member E4 isoform X1, producing MCFHYRQNNGPNMISADGFTKREATLEDRGGRRRPPAEMLHLLSAVVVWLVTGSTISSLNKWIFAVFNFRYPLLLSALHMLTAIVVDYGLIKLRVVRHIGVREQDLTPSAKCKVFMLSLTFCASIAFGNMGLNYVQLSFAQMIYTTTPIFTLAISTLVLGKQHHILKYTAMMPICLGASFSIMGEVQFDQTGCLFVFAATMLRGVKSIQQSILLQEEKINSVFLLYLMSIPSFCILAVAALALENWALLEWPLHYDRRLWVFILLSCLGSVLYNLASCCVISLTSAVTLHILGNLNVVGNLLLSQLLFGSELSALSCAGAVLTLSGMFIYQNSELIIGYLDARKVKAAAAGRFHTAGGGDADNGYASEPTHQQQRLQDKDKFA from the exons ATGTGTTTTCATTACAGACAGAACAATGGTCCGAACATGATCAGCGCCGATGGCTTCACCAAGCGAGAGGCGACCCTGGAAGACAGAGGCGGGCGACGGAGGCCCCCCGCAGAGATGCTCCACCTGCTGTCGGCGGTTGTCGTCTGGCTGGTGACCGGGAGCACCATCTCCAGCCTCAACAAATGGATATTTGCCGTGTTCAACTTCAGGTACCCCCTGCTGCTGTCCGCGCTGCACATGCTGACGGCCATCGTGGTGGACTACGGCCTGATCAAGCTGCGGGTGGTCCGACACATCGGCGTCCGCGAGCAGGACCTGACGCCCAGCGCTAAATGTAAGGTCTTCATGTTGAGTCTGACGTTCTGTGCCAGCATCGCCTTCGGGAACATGGGGCTGAACTACGTGCAGCTGTCGTTCGCACAAATGATCTACACCACCACGCCAATCTTCACTTTGGCCATCTCCACGCTGGTGCTGGGCAAGCAGCACCACATCCTCAAGTACACCGCCATGATGCCCATCTGCCTGGGCGCCTCCTTCAGCATCATGGGGGAGGTCCAGTTCGACCAGACCggctgtttatttgtgtttgccGCCACCATGCTGAGGGGCGTCAAATCCATTCAGCAGA GCATCctgcttcaggaggagaaaaTCAACTCCGTCTTCCTGCTCTACTTGATGTCCATCCCCAGCTTCTGCATCCTGGCCGTGGCGGCTCTGGCCCTGGAGAACTGGGCCCTGCTGGAGTGGCCGCTGCACTACGACCGCCGCCTGTGGGTGTTCATCCTGCTCAGCTGCCTGGGCTCAGTCCTCTACAACTTGGCCAGCTGCTGCGTCATCTCCCTCACCTCCGCCGTCACCCTCCACATCCTCGGCAACCTGAACGTGGTGGGCAACCTGCTGCTGTCCCAGCTGCTCTTCGGCAGCGAGCTCTCCGCGCTCAGCTGCGCCGGCGCCGTGCTGACGCTGTCCGGCATGTTCATCTATCAGAACTCCGAGCTTATCATCGGTTACCTGGACGCCCGCAAGGTCAAAGCCGCGGCGGCGGGACGTTTTCACACGGCCGGCGGCGGGGACGCGGACAACGGTTACGCAAGCGAGCCGAcgcaccagcagcagaggctgcaggacaAGGACAAGTTCGCCTGA
- the slc35e4 gene encoding solute carrier family 35 member E4 isoform X2: MISADGFTKREATLEDRGGRRRPPAEMLHLLSAVVVWLVTGSTISSLNKWIFAVFNFRYPLLLSALHMLTAIVVDYGLIKLRVVRHIGVREQDLTPSAKCKVFMLSLTFCASIAFGNMGLNYVQLSFAQMIYTTTPIFTLAISTLVLGKQHHILKYTAMMPICLGASFSIMGEVQFDQTGCLFVFAATMLRGVKSIQQSILLQEEKINSVFLLYLMSIPSFCILAVAALALENWALLEWPLHYDRRLWVFILLSCLGSVLYNLASCCVISLTSAVTLHILGNLNVVGNLLLSQLLFGSELSALSCAGAVLTLSGMFIYQNSELIIGYLDARKVKAAAAGRFHTAGGGDADNGYASEPTHQQQRLQDKDKFA, translated from the exons ATGATCAGCGCCGATGGCTTCACCAAGCGAGAGGCGACCCTGGAAGACAGAGGCGGGCGACGGAGGCCCCCCGCAGAGATGCTCCACCTGCTGTCGGCGGTTGTCGTCTGGCTGGTGACCGGGAGCACCATCTCCAGCCTCAACAAATGGATATTTGCCGTGTTCAACTTCAGGTACCCCCTGCTGCTGTCCGCGCTGCACATGCTGACGGCCATCGTGGTGGACTACGGCCTGATCAAGCTGCGGGTGGTCCGACACATCGGCGTCCGCGAGCAGGACCTGACGCCCAGCGCTAAATGTAAGGTCTTCATGTTGAGTCTGACGTTCTGTGCCAGCATCGCCTTCGGGAACATGGGGCTGAACTACGTGCAGCTGTCGTTCGCACAAATGATCTACACCACCACGCCAATCTTCACTTTGGCCATCTCCACGCTGGTGCTGGGCAAGCAGCACCACATCCTCAAGTACACCGCCATGATGCCCATCTGCCTGGGCGCCTCCTTCAGCATCATGGGGGAGGTCCAGTTCGACCAGACCggctgtttatttgtgtttgccGCCACCATGCTGAGGGGCGTCAAATCCATTCAGCAGA GCATCctgcttcaggaggagaaaaTCAACTCCGTCTTCCTGCTCTACTTGATGTCCATCCCCAGCTTCTGCATCCTGGCCGTGGCGGCTCTGGCCCTGGAGAACTGGGCCCTGCTGGAGTGGCCGCTGCACTACGACCGCCGCCTGTGGGTGTTCATCCTGCTCAGCTGCCTGGGCTCAGTCCTCTACAACTTGGCCAGCTGCTGCGTCATCTCCCTCACCTCCGCCGTCACCCTCCACATCCTCGGCAACCTGAACGTGGTGGGCAACCTGCTGCTGTCCCAGCTGCTCTTCGGCAGCGAGCTCTCCGCGCTCAGCTGCGCCGGCGCCGTGCTGACGCTGTCCGGCATGTTCATCTATCAGAACTCCGAGCTTATCATCGGTTACCTGGACGCCCGCAAGGTCAAAGCCGCGGCGGCGGGACGTTTTCACACGGCCGGCGGCGGGGACGCGGACAACGGTTACGCAAGCGAGCCGAcgcaccagcagcagaggctgcaggacaAGGACAAGTTCGCCTGA
- the osbp2a gene encoding oxysterol-binding protein 2 isoform X1, translating into MNELVRCLPSPTLPGLHLPCGDTCKGWLFKWTNYLKGYQRRWCVLSNGLLSYYRTQAEMAHTCRGTIPLATAHIEVGETCHFVLTSGGRSYHLKATSEGECQRWVSALQQAKASATLLMPHSDDSGDEGSVSQEDRALTQGVLKTLANKLDDLSTCHELIGKHGAALQRSLNELEELRGCSDGSDRVKAVNERATLFRITSNAMINACRDFVDVADSYSRRWQKTLQYEKEQRHHLEETIEQLAKQHNSLERAWRENPSSYTGVEHSHEGDASDENDEFFDAMEESPAFITVTAGGNVQHRRSGSNHSVMSGGMSNDWTHNENDTSNHMQLRRTRRSCIPDKPNYSLNLWSIMKNCIGKDLSKIPMPVNFNEPLSMLQRLTEDLEYSELLDRAARCDSAPEQMCLVAAFSVSSYSTTVHRTAKPFNPLLGETYELDRLEEFGYRSISEQVSHHPPAAAHHVTSERGWSLWQHITIDSKFRGKYISVVPFGNIHLLFHSSGNHYMWSKVTSTVHNIIVGKLWIDQSGDIDIVNITTKDTCRLKFSPYSYFSREVPRKVTGVVEDREGTAHYILSGTWDDKMESAKIVDSSQGCGGSECKQKMVYQTLAPKLLWKKYPLPDNAENMYFFSSLALTLNEPEEGVAPTDSRMRPDQRLMEAGLWDEANVQKQRLEECQRLERKRREAQATQALEEGQDIEGYQPLWFEKRTDDSTGESTYVYRGGYWEAKDRQDWSQSPEIF; encoded by the exons aTGAACGAGCTGGTCAGGTGTCTGCCGTCCCCGACGCTCCCCGGGCTCCACCTGCCGTGCGGTGACACCTGCAAAGGGTGGCTCTTTAAATGGACCAACTACCTGAAGGGCTACCAGCGCCGCTGGTGCGTGCTCAGCAACGGCCTGCTCTCCTATTACAG GACTCAGGCCGAGATGGCGCACACTTGCAGGGGCACCATCCCCTTAGCAACAGCACACATCGAGGTGGGTGAAACCTGCCACTTTGTGTTAACCAGCGGCGGCCGAAGTTATCACTTGAAGGCCACCTCTGAGGGGGAATGTCAGCGGTGGGTGTCAGCCCTGCAGCAGGCCAAGGCCAGCGCCACCCTGCTGATGCCTCATTCAG ATGACTCGGGAGATGAAGGATCTGTCTCTCAGGAGGACCGAGCCCTGACCCAAGGGGTGCTCAAGACTCTGGCCAACAAGCTAGACGACCTGAGCACCTGTCATGAGCTGATAGGAAAACACGGCGCCGCTCTCCAACGCTCCCTCAACGAACTGGAGGAACTGCGCGGGTGCTCCGACGGCAGCGACAGGGTGAAAGCGGTGAACGAACGAGCCACCCTCTTCCGCATCACCTCCAATGCTATGATCAAT GCTTGCCGGGACTTTGTGGACGTAGCAGACTCTTACAGCCGGAGGTGGCAGAAGACCCTGCAGTATGAGAAAGAGCAGCGCCACCACTTGGAAGAGACGATCGAGCAGTTGGCCAAACAGCACAACAGCCTAGAGAGAGCCTGGAGGGAGAATCCCTCCTCGtacacag GTGTGGAGCATTCTCATGAGGGGGATGCCAGTGATGAGAACGATGAGTTCTTCGACGCCATGGAGGAATCACCTGCATTCATAACCGTGACCGCTGGTGGTAACgtgcagcacag gcgcTCCGGAAGTAATCACAGTGTGATGAGCGGAGGGATGTCCAATGACTGGACTCACAATGAGAAC GACACCTCGAACCACATGCAGCTCCGGAGAACCAGACGCAGTTGTATTCCCGACAAACCCAATTACTCCCTCAACCTGTGGAGCATCATGAAGAACTGCATCGGCAAAGACCTCTCCAAGATACCCATGCCT GTGAACTTCAACGAGCCGCTGTCCATGCTGCAGCGTCTGACCGAAGACCTGGAATACAGCGAGCTTCTGGACCGCGCCGCTCGCTGCGACTCCGCCCCGGAGCAGATGTGCCTGGTGGCCGCCTTCTCCGTCTCCTCTTACTCCACCACGGTTCACCGTACAGCCAAGCCCTTCAACCCCCTGCTGGGCGAGACCTACGAGCTGGACCGCCTGGAAGAGTTCGGCTACCGCTCCATCTCTGAACAG GTCAGTCAtcatccaccagctgctgcgCACCACGTCACATCAGAGCGGGGATGGAGCCTGTGGCAGCACATCACTATTGACAGCAAGTTCCGCGGGAAGTACATTTCCGTGGTGCCGTTCG GAAACATTCATTTGCTCTTCCACTCGAGCGGAAACCACTACATGTGGAGCAAAGTCACGTCGACGGTGCACAACATCATTGTGGGGAAACTTTGGATCGACCAG TCGGGGGACATCGACATCGTGAACATCACCACCAAGGACACCTGTCGTCTCAAGTTCTCCCCCTACAGCTATTTCTCCAGGGAAGTCCCACGCAAA GTAACTGGAGTGGTAGAGGACAGAGAGGGCACGGCTCATTACATCCTGTCGGGGACATGGGATGACAAGATGGAGAGTGCGAAGATAGTGGACAGCAGCCAGGGATGTGGGGGCTCTGAGTGCAAACAGAAGATGGTTTATCAGACTCTTGCGCCCAAACTGCTCTGGAAGAAATACCCGCTTCC AGATAACGCGGAGAACATGTactttttctcttccttggCGCTGACTCTCAATGAGCCAGAGGAGGGAGTCGCACCCACAGACAGCCGCATGAGGCCAGAccagaggctgatggaggcaggACTGTGGGATGAAGCAAATGTCCAGAAACAGCGTCTGGAGGAGTGTCAaagactggagaggaagaggagagaggcacAAGCCACTCAGGCCCTGGAGGAAG GACAAGACATTGAGGGCTACCAGCCGCTGTGGTTTGAGAAGAGGACAGATGATTCAACAGGAGAAAGCACCTACGTCTACAGAGGTGGATACTGggaggccaaagacagacaggacTGGAGCCAGTCCCCTGAGATCTTCTGA
- the osbp2a gene encoding oxysterol-binding protein 2 isoform X2: MAVKRASPARCLLPRWVCCGPVITSGSVDGLTVSHWPRGYLNFYCFYDSGDEGSVSQEDRALTQGVLKTLANKLDDLSTCHELIGKHGAALQRSLNELEELRGCSDGSDRVKAVNERATLFRITSNAMINACRDFVDVADSYSRRWQKTLQYEKEQRHHLEETIEQLAKQHNSLERAWRENPSSYTGVEHSHEGDASDENDEFFDAMEESPAFITVTAGGNVQHRRSGSNHSVMSGGMSNDWTHNENDTSNHMQLRRTRRSCIPDKPNYSLNLWSIMKNCIGKDLSKIPMPVNFNEPLSMLQRLTEDLEYSELLDRAARCDSAPEQMCLVAAFSVSSYSTTVHRTAKPFNPLLGETYELDRLEEFGYRSISEQVSHHPPAAAHHVTSERGWSLWQHITIDSKFRGKYISVVPFGNIHLLFHSSGNHYMWSKVTSTVHNIIVGKLWIDQSGDIDIVNITTKDTCRLKFSPYSYFSREVPRKVTGVVEDREGTAHYILSGTWDDKMESAKIVDSSQGCGGSECKQKMVYQTLAPKLLWKKYPLPDNAENMYFFSSLALTLNEPEEGVAPTDSRMRPDQRLMEAGLWDEANVQKQRLEECQRLERKRREAQATQALEEGQDIEGYQPLWFEKRTDDSTGESTYVYRGGYWEAKDRQDWSQSPEIF; this comes from the exons ATGGCGGTTAAGAGAGCCTCTCCTGCTCGCTGCCTCCTCCCACGGTGGGTCTGCTGTGGTCCTGTCATCACCAGTGGGAGTGTTGATGGTCTAACAGTGAGTCACTGGCCAAGAGGATACTTGAACTTTTATTGCTTCT ATGACTCGGGAGATGAAGGATCTGTCTCTCAGGAGGACCGAGCCCTGACCCAAGGGGTGCTCAAGACTCTGGCCAACAAGCTAGACGACCTGAGCACCTGTCATGAGCTGATAGGAAAACACGGCGCCGCTCTCCAACGCTCCCTCAACGAACTGGAGGAACTGCGCGGGTGCTCCGACGGCAGCGACAGGGTGAAAGCGGTGAACGAACGAGCCACCCTCTTCCGCATCACCTCCAATGCTATGATCAAT GCTTGCCGGGACTTTGTGGACGTAGCAGACTCTTACAGCCGGAGGTGGCAGAAGACCCTGCAGTATGAGAAAGAGCAGCGCCACCACTTGGAAGAGACGATCGAGCAGTTGGCCAAACAGCACAACAGCCTAGAGAGAGCCTGGAGGGAGAATCCCTCCTCGtacacag GTGTGGAGCATTCTCATGAGGGGGATGCCAGTGATGAGAACGATGAGTTCTTCGACGCCATGGAGGAATCACCTGCATTCATAACCGTGACCGCTGGTGGTAACgtgcagcacag gcgcTCCGGAAGTAATCACAGTGTGATGAGCGGAGGGATGTCCAATGACTGGACTCACAATGAGAAC GACACCTCGAACCACATGCAGCTCCGGAGAACCAGACGCAGTTGTATTCCCGACAAACCCAATTACTCCCTCAACCTGTGGAGCATCATGAAGAACTGCATCGGCAAAGACCTCTCCAAGATACCCATGCCT GTGAACTTCAACGAGCCGCTGTCCATGCTGCAGCGTCTGACCGAAGACCTGGAATACAGCGAGCTTCTGGACCGCGCCGCTCGCTGCGACTCCGCCCCGGAGCAGATGTGCCTGGTGGCCGCCTTCTCCGTCTCCTCTTACTCCACCACGGTTCACCGTACAGCCAAGCCCTTCAACCCCCTGCTGGGCGAGACCTACGAGCTGGACCGCCTGGAAGAGTTCGGCTACCGCTCCATCTCTGAACAG GTCAGTCAtcatccaccagctgctgcgCACCACGTCACATCAGAGCGGGGATGGAGCCTGTGGCAGCACATCACTATTGACAGCAAGTTCCGCGGGAAGTACATTTCCGTGGTGCCGTTCG GAAACATTCATTTGCTCTTCCACTCGAGCGGAAACCACTACATGTGGAGCAAAGTCACGTCGACGGTGCACAACATCATTGTGGGGAAACTTTGGATCGACCAG TCGGGGGACATCGACATCGTGAACATCACCACCAAGGACACCTGTCGTCTCAAGTTCTCCCCCTACAGCTATTTCTCCAGGGAAGTCCCACGCAAA GTAACTGGAGTGGTAGAGGACAGAGAGGGCACGGCTCATTACATCCTGTCGGGGACATGGGATGACAAGATGGAGAGTGCGAAGATAGTGGACAGCAGCCAGGGATGTGGGGGCTCTGAGTGCAAACAGAAGATGGTTTATCAGACTCTTGCGCCCAAACTGCTCTGGAAGAAATACCCGCTTCC AGATAACGCGGAGAACATGTactttttctcttccttggCGCTGACTCTCAATGAGCCAGAGGAGGGAGTCGCACCCACAGACAGCCGCATGAGGCCAGAccagaggctgatggaggcaggACTGTGGGATGAAGCAAATGTCCAGAAACAGCGTCTGGAGGAGTGTCAaagactggagaggaagaggagagaggcacAAGCCACTCAGGCCCTGGAGGAAG GACAAGACATTGAGGGCTACCAGCCGCTGTGGTTTGAGAAGAGGACAGATGATTCAACAGGAGAAAGCACCTACGTCTACAGAGGTGGATACTGggaggccaaagacagacaggacTGGAGCCAGTCCCCTGAGATCTTCTGA